A portion of the Anabas testudineus chromosome 22, fAnaTes1.2, whole genome shotgun sequence genome contains these proteins:
- the zfyve26 gene encoding zinc finger FYVE domain-containing protein 26 isoform X2 — MAMHPFGCEAETSLKDLFEYFKRCLQHGEWELASACVPQLVTSTGAISENLRRIIKAIVCHPYNLKWESVGSPHKLAWFWFQILEKWTEEQVSPSIRRELEFMLLLEELGSEGIPETDLKELHQVFLDTQSNQKAAVGSRTTGNAVESCLHTLLEKKKARLAQSLAHFLQDQSCRDDHTLQHTFIQHLLKKLGKPERNPEKVGEWVEEIYAVLAVMPWSSRRSGGQFEALCEALWAARDGPLKEEKILNSLLRPQCDALVSVYCSTALRLQRDHLLRSMRDTQVALPEAEKLTLSLCCHKDRPSIWKTVYFECLSSGKHFLEQVLVTALDLIKHEEFSQLKDLLQLEFQPLSRLLLLLGWTQCRSLSSAQKLLGILHQEQAPSNDSVLQEFANLLSSQLGILEWCKNNNPGLSMEALLAQLHTLDNHSALYILHSLTPLPQFEECRILDLLEQLPTSPVTEDTEAISTPSPGVQRNIVLFQGFCAMKYAIYALCVNAHKYSHCTECESVQQQKPSEAEMDKTSTSPDGCHLLFQHYLSECQLYLEAVPAMFRLELLENIFSLLFLSSADFLQQHQKDTNSNLKTGDATQDSLSHTKNKDVEFRANGKIDETDDSRMESQKGCSGSPTAAHRRHLDLGHFIQGCRGFLVDVTAMEGFLKLLKEGLEGMCVVGQQEGHEAGRALSQEAKAAESLGCSVTAETFGARLQRLSKRTAEAQWRLQIITSNQGSESGAESPQMSAFSCTATSLRHSNSSSLRRRRKPGRQTSIEKHNGEVSTSASDGGGATTAGCVELDVSPCGGLHSWLVPAMLSPPESLLISCIRRGNFMEARQVSLVFDLGTSACCGELVFMERYKEVLVELAQVEHKMEKQSMSSSSSSSEGLGTPAVSGAGRTRLGSSGRSTLQAIGSAAAAGVAVYSISDIADRLLSTPAHPMPSLEESYWLSSCSSDPSGLVYALLDELSPAAMAAFDLACCHCQLWKTSRQLLDTAERRLSSSLEARVRVDRKVPHSEGICGFPMVLQQINKILNHSATNKGPVKTETVGEDQAFAPPFGCCIQDVLLCCHPILSEEYISARLSLAQRLETTLHILSTAIDGPESNLGSSLLALLVEQANLKQSELDVHPVRSSMKQLLRSLDQLCPFEPDGDLARPDYVRSFLDYVNTLASVLVRSHGSEDHSNEVKLGNPLLVLIQSPFQLLSHLLFERQVSPDRVLSLLQQEGLRLSVQQVIVQRCCDTFPLWFSCPGADRDTTEVKKDDGLFGIASLSVLLQQHAQEYIPTLGITETQSDASSESEASVEDSVTPTTLSNFPPSSSSSSSSSSNSFLLTPSALSFLKSRSPLLATLACLGACKGETTRTQSSGWSGYFRSGRKEVVLDGEQISREVDNLLKEFSILRAYLDTMAEPVMGSLLNEGEEGSAGLGVVLCGKPLVSLILSGPQEEVTQAVAAEAFQKALVSKDLNRALSLLELYGQGCSQEVVLRDQLLACAAIEGGDEGIGQLFRVQDANLRARVALQGLERWPLAACLELLKFCLNDPSTEASLRTEVELKKKELDIYHRMLNLQPPLPWTTWQELRTESDTKSESMLSMMLEAKEFALCAQWVELHTVSDQLKLQLKTEHLLHLLENGQTDEAFQLLEGLSDFVVGLDVCERALDRRPGLAACHFLADYLTLHFQRQVSPARRQHIHALHLGSKVLLTLPPAARQDYFSLLSEPLLMLEQLLMNLKVDWAEVAVRTLRSLLVGQEAGFGAENIDKLLSEYAYKALDFSCAPRERSRSDSIISLQDALMLCPAQDTSSLSSTRFDSPAPSASSTPTHTPSSHSTDTQRDRSSAGRKRCSPAKFKPPDQPPDRKDWVPDTQHHVCMVCKRERFTMFNRRHHCRKCGRLVCHACSERKMPVAGCPGDEVRVCDQCYAYFHPDSDDELEPAEVAGGPIVREEDLDGMLHLPEVVHRQIQLTTDPVENQLLRCEFYYEQAPSAHLCVAILSLHSDQASCGHELIKHCRDLSRKLTNPEVDACLLTDIMQQLLFRAKLMFVKVGRSQDLALCDSYISKVDVLKILVKANYKYVPSLDDILETSAVTRLRNQLLEAEHYQLAVEVSTKSGLDPSGVWQAWAMASLKAGNLSGAREKFSRCLKAPVDRNQLNLGPLLLQEVVKHLETTIRPTLSMTLGEDILASLRELEDALSDIGPVERPEGQTQNSSLHQESLYYLNTYGTHLALISYYMRHDCMTEALTYLLNKDCQEEVFLEGVLQPSLERGRLGMLQGILEKLDPSLESCSRYLIASCQFLQRRGYFHTLYQLQQFMMDHVRAAMTCIRFFTHGATSYLQLGEQQRWLVRAKEHLRTYLQEQQGRGPGRRKSQVNTFRKMMSSSDISRHINTIELQLEVTRFLYRCETTGSSRDSQTSAPSTKSPGSSSPPTLFSGSPMKVEVACKVMLGGKNIEEGFGIAYRVIQDFQLEAQAVYKQAGQRLVRQRQYGAVRQLLKCVSESGTATKNDCDALILSYVSVADKGPANAKELESLILETKNSESKIKAYLLCSKLRPAYLLAVKLELSRAGPLVQEVLQAAEGAQDSVMQNICRQWLSEHHNKTSQQRQGRPNASQSVLRTSGGLNPHHAAVADR; from the exons ATGGCCATGCATCCTTTCGGTTGTGAGGCAGAGACCTCACTTAAGGACCTGTTTGAGTACTTCAAGAGGTGCCTGCAGCATGGAGAGTGGGAACTGGCCAGTGCCTGTGTCCCACAGCTGGTGACTTCCACAGGAGCAATTTCCGAAAACCTAAGACGCATAATCAAAGCTATCGTTTGCCATCCTTACAATTTAAA ATGGGAGTCTGTTGGCAGTCCACACAAGCTGGCTTGGTTTTGGTTTCAGATCCTGGAGAAATGGACAGAAGAGCAG GTTTCTCCCAGCATCAGGAGAGAGTTGGAGTTTATGCTGCTCCTAGAGGAACTGGGCTCAGAGGGAATACCAGAGACTGATCTCAAG GAGCTACACCAGGTCTTCTTGGACACACAGTCAAACCAGAAGGCTGCAGTGGGATCGAGGACAACAGGAAATGCTGTTGAGTCTTGCCTTCACACATTGTTGGAGAAAAAGAAGGCCAGACTAGCCCAGTCTTTAGCACATTTCTTACAG GACCAGTCATGCAGAGATGACCATACTCTGCAGCACACATTCATTCAGCACCTGCTGAAGAAACTGGGAAAGCCAGAGAGAAACCCGGAGAAGGTGGGGGAGTGGGTGGAGGAGATATATGCTGTTTTGGCTGTGATGCCATGGAGCTCTCGTAGAAGTGGTGGGCAGTTTGAGGCACTTTGTGAAGCACTGTGGGCAGCCAGAGACGGTCCCCTGAAAGAGGAGAAGATCCTGAACTCACTCCTCCGCCCTCAGTGTGATGCTCTGGTTTCTGTGTACTGCTCCACTGCTCTGAGGCTTCAGAGGGATCATCTGCTGAGAAGCATGCGTGATACACAAG TTGCCCTCCCTGAAGCAGAGAAGCTCACTCTCAGTTTATGTTGCCACAAAGACCGTCCATCCATTTGGAAGACTGTCTATTTTGAGTGCCTTAGCAGTGGGAAGCACTTCTTGGAGCAGGTCTTG GTTACTGCACTTGACCTGATTAAACATGAGGAGTTTTCTCAACTGAAAGACCTTCTGCAGCTGGAGTTCCAGCCACTATCTCGTCTGCTTTTGCTCCTGGGATGGACTCAGTGTCGCAGTCTGAGCTCAGCTCAAAAGCTGCTTGGCATCCTTCATCAAGAGCAG GCACCATCCAATGACTCTGTTCTGCAGGAATTTGCCAATCTTTTGTCCTCTCAGCTTGGAATACTTGAATGGTGCAAAAACAACAATCC AGGTCTTTCCATGGAGGCATTGCTCGCACAGCTTCACACTCTAGACAATCACTCTGCCCTTTATATCCTGCACTCCCTGACTCCCTTGCCTCAGTTTGAGGAGTGCAGAATACTGGATCTGCTGGAGCAACTGCCAACTTCACCAGTAACAG agGACACTGAGGCCATCAGCACTCCCAGCCCTGGTGTGCAAAGGAACATTGTATTGTTCCAGGGGTTCTGTGCAATGAAGTATGCCATTTATGCTCTCTGTGTAAATGCACATAAATACTCACATTGCACAGAGTGTGAGTCCGTGCAACAGCAAAAGCCCAGTGAAGCAGAAATGGATAAAACCTCAACTTCCCCAGATG GTTGCCATTTGCTGTTCCAGCACTACCTGTCAGAGTGTCAGCTCTATCTGGAAGCTGTGCCTGCCATGTTCCGCCTGGAGCTCCTGGAGAACATCTtctcccttctctttctgtcctctgctgACTTTTTGCAGCAGCATCAAAAAGATACAAACTCCAATTTAAAAACGGGAGATGCAACACAGGATAGTTTATCACATACgaaaaacaaagatgttgaATTTAGAGCCAATGGAAAGATAGATGAGACTGACGACAGTAGGATGGAGAGCCAAAAGGGTTGTTCAGGTTCACCAACAGCAGCCCATCGGAGACACCTGGACCTGGGACACTTCATCCAGGGCTGCAGGGGGTTTCTAGTCGATGTGACAGCAATGGAAGGTTTTCTGAAACTTCTTAAAGAGGGGTTGGAAGGCATGTGTGTGGTGGGCCAGCAGGAGGGACACGAGGCAGGAAGAGCACTGTCTCAAGAGGCCAAAGCGGCAGAGAGTCTCGGCTGCTCAGTGACAGCTGAGACATTTGGGGCTCGCTTGCAAAGGCTGTCCAAACGCACTGCAGAGGCTCAGTGGAGACTGCAGATCATCACCAGCAACCAGGGCAGTGAAAGTG GTGCAGAAAGTCCTCAGATGTCAGCGTTCAGTTGTACTGCAACTTCTCTGCGACACAGTAATAGCTCAAGtctgaggagaaggagaaaaccAGGGAGACAAACCTCCATCGAGAAACACAATGGAGAAGTTAGTACGAGTGCATCAG ATGGTGGAGGAGCGACAACAGCAGGTTGTGTGGAATTGGATGTTTCTCCATGTGGAGGTCTTCACAGCTGGTTGGTGCCTGCTATGTTGTCCCCTCCAGAGTCTCTGCTAATTTCTTGTATCCGCAGAGGAAACTTCATGGAGGCACGGCAG GTGTCTCTGGTGTTTGATCTGGGGACATCGGCCTGTTGTGGCGAGTTAGTGTTCATGGAGCGTTACAAAGAAGTTCTGGTGGAGTTGGCGCAGGTAGAGCACAAGATGGAGAAGCAGTCGATGTCgtcatcctcatcctcttcaGAGGGCTTGGGGACACCAGCTGTATCAGGGGCGGGGAGGACTCGACTGGGCAGCAGTGGGCGGTCAACACTCCAGGCCATCggaagtgctgctgctgcag GTGTGGCTGTCTACTCCATCTCAGACATAGCTGACCGTCTCCTCAGCACCCCTGCTCACCCGATGCCCTCACTGGAAGAATCCTACTGGTTGAGCTCCTGCTCTTCAGACCCCTCTGGCCTCGTTTACGCACTCCTGGATGAGCTCAGCCCAGCAGCCATGGCTGCCTTCGACCTGGCGTGCTGCCACTGTCAGCTCTGGAAGACATCTCGCCAGCTGCTGGACACAGCAGAGCGCAGGCTCAGCAGCAGTCTGGAGGCTCGAG TAAGAGTTGACCGTAAGGTTCCTCATTCTGAGGGAATCTGTGGATTTCCCATGGTATTACAACAAATCAACAAGATCCTGAATCACTCTGCCACTAATAAGGGTCCTGTGAAAACAG AAACTGTTGGGGAGGACCAAGCGTTTGCCCCTCCGTTTGGTTGCTGCATTCAAGACGTTCTCCTGTGTTGCCACCCAATACTGAGTGAGGAATACATTTCTGCTCGGCTCAGTCTTGCTCAACGCTTGGAGACCACACTGCACATACTGAGCACTGCGATCGATGGACCAG AGAGCAATTTGGGCAGCTCTCTTCTGGCACTGTTGGTTGAACAGGCCAATCTGAAGCAGTCAGAGTTGGATGTTCACCCAGTTCGATCCAGCATGAAGCAGCTGCTTCGTTCTCTGGACCAGCTTTGCCCCTTCGAGCCAGACGGAGACCTTGCCAGACCAGATTATGTGCGCAGTTTCCTTGACTATGTCAACACGCTGGCATCTGTGCTGGTGCGCAGCCATGGTTCAGAAg ACCACAGCAATGAAGTGAAGCTTGGAAACCCACTTCTTGTGTTGATTCAGTCCCCATTTCAACTTCTCTCCCATCTGCTTTTTGAGAGACAGGTGTCTCCTGACag AGTGCTGTCCTTGCTGCAGCAGGAAGGTCTGCGACTCAGTGTCCAGCAGGTGATTGTCCAGCGATGCTGTGACACTTTTCCTCTGTGGTTCTCCTGTCCAGGCGCTGATAGAGACACTACTGAGGTCAAAAAAGATGATGGCCTGTTCGGCATTGCCAGTTTATCTGTCCTCCTCCAACAGCATGCTCAAGAGTATATACCAACTCTGGGAATCACAGAGACTCAGTCTGATGCAAGTTCTGAGTCTGAAGCTTCAGTGGAAGACTCTGTTACACCTACCACCCTCTCCAACTTTCCACCTTCTagttcatcttcctcctcatcttcctcaaaCTCTTTCCTCCTCACCCCATCGGCTTTGTCATTCCTAAAGTCACGCTCCCCTTTACTGGCCACACTGGCATGTCTGGGTGCCTGTAAAGGTGAAACAACCAGGACACAATCCTCCGGATGGTCTGGATATTTCCGCAGTGGACGTAAAGAGGTTGTCCTAGATGGTGAGCAGATTTCTCGTGAGGTAGATAACCTTCTGAAAGAGTTTTCTATTCTCCGTGCTTACCTTGACACCATGGCAGAACCAGTGATGGGCTCCCTGTTAAATGAGGGCGAGGAAGGCTCTGCTGGACTAGGTGTGGTTCTTTGTGGGAAACCTCTTGTCAGTCTCATTCTGTCTGGGCCTCAAGAAGAAGTTACCCAGGCTGTGGCTGCTGAGGCCTTCCAGAAAGCTCTTGTCTCTAAAGACCTGAACAGAGCGCTGAGCCTGCTGGAACTGTATGGGCAAGGCTGCAGCCAGGAGGTGGTGCTAAGAGACCAACTGCTTGCCTGTGCAGCCATAGAAG gtGGAGATGAAGGCATAGGTCAGTTGTTTCGTGTACAGGATGCGAACCTGCGAGCCCGTGTTGCTCTCCAGGGTCTGGAGCGATGGCCTCTAGCTGCCTGTCTGGAGCTACTCAAATTTTGCCTCAATGATCCGAGTACAGAGGCTTCATTGAGAACAGAAGTAGAGCTTAAGAAGAAAGAGCTGGACATCTATCATCGG ATGCTGAATTTACAGCCTCCGTTGCCCTGGACTACTTGGCAGGAGCTGAGGACCGAGTCTGACACCAAATCTGAGTCCATGTTATCAATGATGCTGGAGGCAAAA gAGTTTGCTCTTTGTGCACAGTGGGTGGAGTTGCATACTGTGTCTGACCAGttgaaactgcagctgaagaCTGAACATTTGCTTCATCTGCTGGAGAATGGACAGACAGATGAGGCTTTCCAG TTACTCGAGGGCCTCTCTGATTTTGTGGTGGGCTTAGACGTTTGCGAGCGCGCTCTGGACCGCCGACCTGGATTAGCTGCCTGTCACTTCCTAGCTGACTACCTCACCCTGCATTTTCAGAGGCAGGTGTCTCCAGCTCGTAGACAACACATCCACGCCCTTCATCTGGGCTCCAAg GTGTTGTTGACTCTGCCACCAGCAGCCAGACAGGACTATTTCTCCCTGCTGTCAGAGCCTCTGCTGATGCTTGAACAGCTGTTAATGAACCTAAAGGTGGACTGGGCAGAGGTGGCGGTGCGAACACTGCGGAGCCTGCTTGTTGGTCAAGAGGCTGGCTTTGGAGCCGAGAACATTGATAAGCTTCTGTCAGAATATGCCTACAAGGCCCTCGACTTCTCCTGTGCCCCTAGAGAGAGGTCTCGATCTG ACTCTATAATTAGTCTTCAAGACGCTCTGATGCTTTGTCCTGCTCAAGACACCAGCTCCCTTTCGTCCACCCGATTTGACTCTCCAGCACCCTCTGCAA GCAGCACGCCTACACACACCCCCTCgtcacacagcacagacacccAGAGGGATCGAAGCTCAGCAGGGAGAAAACGCTGTTCGCCTGCCAAGTTCAAACCTCCAGACCAACCTCCAGATCGTAAAGACTGGGTTCCTGACACCCAACACCATGTGTGCATGGTCTGCAAACGTGAGCGGTTCACCATG ttCAACAGACGCCATCATTGTCGAAAGTGTGGCCGCCTGGTTTGTCACGCTTGTTCTGAGCGTAAGATGCCTGTAGCAGGATGCCCAGGAGATGAAGTCAGAGTCTGTGACCAGTGTTATGCCTATTTTCACCCAGA TTCTGACGATGAGCTGGAACCAGCTGAAG TGGCTGGTGGCCCCATAGTGAGAGAGGAAGATTTAGATGGGATGCTGCATCTGCCTGAAGTGGTCCATCGACAGATTCAACTTACGACAGATCCTGTCGAGAACCAGCTGCTGCGGTGTGAGTTCTACTATGAACAG GCTCCCAGTGCACACCTCTGCGTGGCCATTCTGTCTCTGCACAGTGACCAAGCATCCTGTGGACATGAGCTCATCAAGCACTGTCGCGATCTGTCCCGTAAACTGACCAATCCAGAGGTGGACGCCTGCCTCCTCACCGACAtcatgcagcagctgctgttcagaGCCAAGCTCATGTTTGTTAAAGTTGGCCGTAGCCAGGATCTCGCCTTATGTGACAG TTACATCAGTAAAGTAGATGTGCTTAAGATTCTGGTGAAAGCCAATTACAAATATGTTCCTTCTCTGGATGATATTCTGGAGACGTCTGCTGTCACACGTCTCCGTAACCAGCTGCTGGAAGCAGAGCACTACCAGCTAGCAGTGGAG GTGTCTACCAAGAGTGGCCTGGACCCTAGCGGTGTGTGGCAGGCGTGGGCGATGGCCTCACTGAAGGCAGGGAACCTTTCAGGAGCGAGAGAGAAGTTTTCCCGCTGTCTAAAGGCACCAGTGGACCGCAACCAGCTTAACCTGGGTCCCTTATTGCTGCAGGAAGTTGTCAAGCACCTGGAGACCACTATAAGACCCACTCTGTCTATG ACTCTTGGTGAGGATATCCTAGCATCGCTTCGGGAACTGGAGGATGCCCTGAGTGACATAGGTCCTGTGGAGCGACCAGAAGGACAGACGCAGAACAGCAGCCTCCACCAGGAGTCTCTCTACTACCTGAACACATATGGCACACACCTAGCATTGATCAGCTACTATATGCGTCATGACTGCATGACTGAGGCTCTGACATACCTGCTCAACAAG GACTGCCAAGAAGAGGTGTTTCTAGAGGGTGTGTTGCAGCCCAGCCTGGAGCGGGGGCGTCTTGGCATGCTGCAGGGGATATTAGAAAAACTGGACCCAAGCCTAGAGTCATGCAGCCGCTACCTTATAGCCTCCTGCCAATTCCTGCAGCGCAGAGGATACTTTCACACTCTGTACCAGCTCCAGCAGTTCATGATG GACCATGTGCGTGCAGCCATGACCTGTATCAGATTCTTCACACATGGAGCCACTTCATACTTACAGCTGGGAGAACAGCAG CGTTGGTTGGTGAGAGCGAAAGAGCACCTGAGGACATACCTTCAGGAGCAGCAAGGTCGGGGTCCGGGGAGGAGAAAGTCTCAGGTCAACACATTTAGGAAGATGATGTCGTCCAGTGATATTTCCAG GCACATTAATACAATTGAGCTCCAACTAGAGGTGACCCGTTTCCTCTACCGCTGTGAGACTACTGGCTCTTCTAGGGATTCACAGACCAGTGCACCTTCCACCAAGTCCCCTGGATCTAGTTCACCACCTACACTATTTAGTGGAAGTCCCATGAAGGTTGAGGTCGCCTGTAAG GTCATGCTTGGAGGTAAAAACATAGAAGAGGGCTTTGGCATCGCTTACAGAGTCATACAG GATTTCCAGCTAGAGGCACAAGCCGTCTATAAGCAGGCCGGCCAAAGACTTGTTCGGCAGAGGCAGTATGGAGCTGTACGGCAGCTGCTCAAATGCGTCAGCGAATCAGGCACTGCCACCAAAAATGACTGTGATGCCCTCATCCTCAGCTATGTTTCAGTAGCAGATAAGGGGCCGGCTAAC GCAAAAGAGCTGGAAAGTCTAATTCTGGAGACCAAAAACTCAGAAAGCAAG ATCAAAGCCTACCTGCTGTGCAGTAAGCTGCGCCCAGCGTACCTGCTGGCAGTCAAGCTGGAGCTGAGCCGGGCAGGACCGCTGGTCCAAGAAGTCCTTCAGGCTGCAGAGGGAGCACAGGACTCGGTGATGCAGAATATCTGTCGCCAGTGGCTGTCGGAACATCACAACAAGACATCTCAGCAGCGCCAAGGCAGGCCTAATGCAAG TCAATCTGTTTTGAGGACGTCAGGTGGTTTAAATCCTCACCATGCTGCAGTGGCGGACAGATGA